A single window of Solea solea chromosome 9, fSolSol10.1, whole genome shotgun sequence DNA harbors:
- the LOC131465100 gene encoding ephrin type-B receptor 3-like isoform X5 produces the protein MDYFLILCSVLLPLVSAVEETLMDTKWATTELAWTAHPETGWEEVSGYDDAMNPIRTYQVCNVRELNQNNWLRSDFIPRKDVLRVYVEMKFTVRDCNSIPNIPGSCKETFNLFYYESDSDSATATSPFWMENPYVKVDTIAPDESFSMLESGRVNTKVRSFGPLSKAGFYLAFQDLGACMSLISVRVFYKKCSTTIANFAVFPETATGAEATSLVIAPGTCVPNAVEVSVPLKLYCNGDGEWMVPVGACTCSAGFEPAMKDTQCQACSPGTFKSKQGDGFCLPCPANSRASSGAASVCSCRNGFYRSDTDSPDTPCTTVPSAPRSVISSVNETSLVLEWSEPRELGGRDDIFYNVICKKCLPERGMCSRCDDNVDISPRHLGLTQRRVAVRNLQAHTQYSFEIQAVNGVSHKSPYTPHFSSVNITTNQAAPSAVPTVHLMVATASTMSLSWLPPEKPNGIILDYEIKYHEKDQGEAIAHTMTAQRSNARIEGLKAGTPYVVQVRARTVAGYGRYSSPADFGTNLQSDPPKSWQEQLPLIVGSITATLVFIIAVVVIAIVCLRKQRNGSESEYTEKLQQYKSPIVTPGMKVYIDPFTYEDPNEAVREFAKEIDVSCVKIEEVIGAGNPPKLLSYRGKAASHLQAIPLEDFTSSGEFGEVCRGRLKLPGRREIIVAIKTLKVGYTDRQRRDFLSEASIMGQFDHPNIIRLEGVVTKSRPVMIVTEFMENGALDSFLRLNDGQFTVIQLVGMLRGIAAGMKYLSDMNYVHRDLAARNILVNSNLVCKVSDFGLSRFLEDDATDPTYTSSLGGKIPIRWTAPEAIAYRKFTSASDVWSYGIVMWEVMSYGERPYWDMSNQDVINAVEQDYRLPPPMDCPTALHQLMLDCWVKERNLRPKFTQIVATLDKLIRNAASLKVVTNSAQSTGVSQPLLDRCIPDYTTFTTVGDWLDAIKMSRYRDNFVNAGFASFDLVAQMTAEDLLRIGVTLAGHQKKILGSIQDMRLQMNQTLPVQV, from the exons TGGGAGGAAGTGAGTGGCTATGATGATGCCATGAACCCCATCAGGACTTACCAAGTCTGCAATGTACGCGAGCTCAACCAGAATAACTGGCTGCGCAGTGACTTCATACCACGGAAGGATGTGCTGCGTGTCTATGTGGAAATGAAATTCACTGTGCGTGATTGCAACAGCATTCCCAACATCCCAGGTTCCTGCAAAGAGACCTTTAACCTCTTTTACTATGAGTCTGACTCAGACTCAGCTACAGCCACCAGTCCTTTCTGGATGGAAAACCCTTATGTCAAGGTGGACACCATTGCCCCAGACGAGAGCTTCTCCATGCTTGAATCGGGCAGGGTAAACACAAAGGTCCGAAGTTTCGGGCCACTGTCAAAAGCTGGGTTCTACTTGGCCTTCCAGGACCTTGGGGCTTGCATGTCACTCATCTCAGTTCGGGTGTTTTATAAGAAATGCTCCACCACAATCGCCAACTTTGCAGTTTTCCCAGAGACAGCAACTGGGGCTGAGGCAACGTCCTTGGTAATTGCACCAGGAACTTGTGTTCCGAATGCCGTTGAGGTGTCTGTGCCACTGAAGCTTTATTGCAATGGTGATGGGGAGTGGATGGTTCCTGTAGGAGCCTGCACCTGTTCGGCTGGTTTTGAACCAGCAATGAAGGATACCCAATGTCAAg CCTGCAGCCCTGGCACCTTCAAGTCCAAACAGGGGGACGGCTTCTGCTTGCCCTGTCCAGCCAACAGTCGTGCCAGCTCGGGAGCAGCCAGCGTTTGCTCCTGTCGTAATGGTTTCTACCGATCAGACACAGACTCTCCGGACACCCCCTGTACCA CTGTTCCCTCCGCGCCACGAAGTGTCATCTCCAGTGTGAATGAAACGTCGCTTGTGCTAGAATGGAGTGAGCCACGGGAATTGGGTGGCCGCGACGACATCTTCTACAATGTCATCTGTAAGAAGTGTCTGCCCGAGCGGGGGATGTGCTCCCGTTGTGACGACAATGTCGACATCTCGCCTCGCCACCTGGGCCTGACCCAGCGCCGCGTGGCTGTCCGCAACCTGCAAGCCCACACACAATACAGCTTCGAGATCCAGGCGGTCAACGGCGTTTCCCACAAGAGCCCTTACACACCTCATTTCTCTTCAGTGAATATCACTACAAATCAGGCTG CTCCATCTGCAGTACCCACGGTTCACCTGATGGTGGCCACAGCAAGCACAATGAGTCTGTCCTGGCTGCCTCCAGAGAAACCAAATGGAATCATTCTAGATTATGAGATTAAGTACCATGAGAAG GATCAAGGTGAGGCCATTGCCCATACCATGACTGCCCAGCGGAGCAATGCACGTATTGAAGGTCTGAAGGCTGGTACGCCTTATGTGGTTCAAGTTCGGGCCCGAACAGTGGCCGGTTATGGACGCTACAGCAGCCCAGCTGACTTCGGCACCAACTTGCAAA GTGACCCTCCGAAGTCATGGCAGGAGCAGTTGCCACTAATCGTGGGATCAATCACCGCCACTTTGGTCTTCATCATTGCAGTCGTGGTCATTGCAATCGTATGCCTCAG aaagcagagaaatggtTCGGAGTCGGAGTACACAGAGAAACTGCAGCAGTACA AATCCCCTATAGTAACGCCGGGAATGAAAGTCTACATTGACCCCTTCACCTATGAGGACCCCAACGAAGCTGTTCGCGAGTTTGCCAAGGAGATCGATGTCTCCTGTGTGAAGATCGAGGAGGTCATCGGCGCAGGTAACCCACCAAAGCTCCTGAGCTACAGGGGGAAGGCTGCTAGTCACCTCCAGGCCATACCATTAGAGGACTTCACATCAAGCG GAGAGTTTGGGGAGGTATGTCGTGGTCGCCTCAAGCTGCCTGGGCGCCGGGAGATCATTGTTGCAATCAAAACACTGAAGGTGGGCTACACTGACCGCCAAAGAAGAGACTTCCTGTCCGAGGCTTCCATCATGGGCCAGTTTGACCACCCCAACATCATCCGCCTGGAAGGTGTAGTCACCAAGAGTCGGCCAGTGATGATTGTGACTGAGTTTATGGAGAATGGGGCGCTGGACTCTTTCCTAAGG CTCAATGATGGACAGTTTACAGTGATCCAGCTGGTGGGCATGCTGCGTGGTATCGCAGCAGGCATGAAGTACTTGTCAGACATGAACTATGTGCACAGAGACTTGGCTGCTCGTAACATCCTGGTCAACAGTAATCTGGTGTGTAAGGTGTCTGACTTTGGACTTTCTCGCTTCCTCGAGGATGATGCCACGGACCCCACCTACACGAGCTCACTG GGAGGGAAGATTCCCATTCGCTGGACAGCTCCAGAGGCAATTGCTTACAGGAAGTTCACCTCGGCCAGTGACGTGTGGAGCTACGGAATTGTCATGTGGGAAGTGATGTCGTATGGCGAACGGCCGTACTGGGACATGAGCAATCAAGAT GTGATAAATGCCGTGGAGCAGGACTATCGACTGCCCCCACCCATGGACTGCCCCACAGCACTGCACCAGCTCATGTTGGACTGCTGGGTAAAAGAGAGGAACCTGCGACCCAAATTCACCCAGATTGTGGCCACACTGGATAAGCTTATCCGCAATGCTGCCAGCCTCAAGGTGGTCACTAACAGCGCACAGTCCACTGG GGTGTCCCAGCCCTTGCTTGACCGCTGCATCCCAGACTATACCACTTTCACCACTGTGGGGGACTGGCTGGATGCCATCAAGATGAGCCGCTACCGTGACAACTTTGTCAATGCTGGATTTGCTTCCTTTGACCTGGTGGCCCAGATGAcagcaga GGACTTGCTGCGGATAGGGGTGACACTGGCTGGCCATCAAAAGAAGATTCTTGGTAGCATTCAGGACATGAGACTACAGATGAACCAAACTCTTCCTGTCCAGGTGTGA
- the LOC131465100 gene encoding ephrin type-B receptor 3-like isoform X2 has protein sequence MDYFLILCSVLLPLVSAVEETLMDTKWATTELAWTAHPETGWEEVSGYDDAMNPIRTYQVCNVRELNQNNWLRSDFIPRKDVLRVYVEMKFTVRDCNSIPNIPGSCKETFNLFYYESDSDSATATSPFWMENPYVKVDTIAPDESFSMLESGRVNTKVRSFGPLSKAGFYLAFQDLGACMSLISVRVFYKKCSTTIANFAVFPETATGAEATSLVIAPGTCVPNAVEVSVPLKLYCNGDGEWMVPVGACTCSAGFEPAMKDTQCQACSPGTFKSKQGDGFCLPCPANSRASSGAASVCSCRNGFYRSDTDSPDTPCTTVPSAPRSVISSVNETSLVLEWSEPRELGGRDDIFYNVICKKCLPERGMCSRCDDNVDISPRHLGLTQRRVAVRNLQAHTQYSFEIQAVNGVSHKSPYTPHFSSVNITTNQAAPSAVPTVHLMVATASTMSLSWLPPEKPNGIILDYEIKYHEKDQGEAIAHTMTAQRSNARIEGLKAGTPYVVQVRARTVAGYGRYSSPADFGTNLQSDPPKSWQEQLPLIVGSITATLVFIIAVVVIAIVCLRKQRNGSESEYTEKLQQYKSPIVTPGMKVYIDPFTYEDPNEAVREFAKEIDVSCVKIEEVIGAGNPPKLLSYRGKAASHLQAIPLEDFTSSGEFGEVCRGRLKLPGRREIIVAIKTLKVGYTDRQRRDFLSEASIMGQFDHPNIIRLEGVVTKSRPVMIVTEFMENGALDSFLRLNDGQFTVIQLVGMLRGIAAGMKYLSDMNYVHRDLAARNILVNSNLVCKVSDFGLSRFLEDDATDPTYTSSLYFMLTYSFAYPQGGKIPIRWTAPEAIAYRKFTSASDVWSYGIVMWEVMSYGERPYWDMSNQDVINAVEQDYRLPPPMDCPTALHQLMLDCWVKERNLRPKFTQIVATLDKLIRNAASLKVVTNSAQSTGVSQPLLDRCIPDYTTFTTVGDWLDAIKMSRYRDNFVNAGFASFDLVAQMTAEDLLRIGVTLAGHQKKILGSIQDMRLQMNQTLPVQV, from the exons TGGGAGGAAGTGAGTGGCTATGATGATGCCATGAACCCCATCAGGACTTACCAAGTCTGCAATGTACGCGAGCTCAACCAGAATAACTGGCTGCGCAGTGACTTCATACCACGGAAGGATGTGCTGCGTGTCTATGTGGAAATGAAATTCACTGTGCGTGATTGCAACAGCATTCCCAACATCCCAGGTTCCTGCAAAGAGACCTTTAACCTCTTTTACTATGAGTCTGACTCAGACTCAGCTACAGCCACCAGTCCTTTCTGGATGGAAAACCCTTATGTCAAGGTGGACACCATTGCCCCAGACGAGAGCTTCTCCATGCTTGAATCGGGCAGGGTAAACACAAAGGTCCGAAGTTTCGGGCCACTGTCAAAAGCTGGGTTCTACTTGGCCTTCCAGGACCTTGGGGCTTGCATGTCACTCATCTCAGTTCGGGTGTTTTATAAGAAATGCTCCACCACAATCGCCAACTTTGCAGTTTTCCCAGAGACAGCAACTGGGGCTGAGGCAACGTCCTTGGTAATTGCACCAGGAACTTGTGTTCCGAATGCCGTTGAGGTGTCTGTGCCACTGAAGCTTTATTGCAATGGTGATGGGGAGTGGATGGTTCCTGTAGGAGCCTGCACCTGTTCGGCTGGTTTTGAACCAGCAATGAAGGATACCCAATGTCAAg CCTGCAGCCCTGGCACCTTCAAGTCCAAACAGGGGGACGGCTTCTGCTTGCCCTGTCCAGCCAACAGTCGTGCCAGCTCGGGAGCAGCCAGCGTTTGCTCCTGTCGTAATGGTTTCTACCGATCAGACACAGACTCTCCGGACACCCCCTGTACCA CTGTTCCCTCCGCGCCACGAAGTGTCATCTCCAGTGTGAATGAAACGTCGCTTGTGCTAGAATGGAGTGAGCCACGGGAATTGGGTGGCCGCGACGACATCTTCTACAATGTCATCTGTAAGAAGTGTCTGCCCGAGCGGGGGATGTGCTCCCGTTGTGACGACAATGTCGACATCTCGCCTCGCCACCTGGGCCTGACCCAGCGCCGCGTGGCTGTCCGCAACCTGCAAGCCCACACACAATACAGCTTCGAGATCCAGGCGGTCAACGGCGTTTCCCACAAGAGCCCTTACACACCTCATTTCTCTTCAGTGAATATCACTACAAATCAGGCTG CTCCATCTGCAGTACCCACGGTTCACCTGATGGTGGCCACAGCAAGCACAATGAGTCTGTCCTGGCTGCCTCCAGAGAAACCAAATGGAATCATTCTAGATTATGAGATTAAGTACCATGAGAAG GATCAAGGTGAGGCCATTGCCCATACCATGACTGCCCAGCGGAGCAATGCACGTATTGAAGGTCTGAAGGCTGGTACGCCTTATGTGGTTCAAGTTCGGGCCCGAACAGTGGCCGGTTATGGACGCTACAGCAGCCCAGCTGACTTCGGCACCAACTTGCAAA GTGACCCTCCGAAGTCATGGCAGGAGCAGTTGCCACTAATCGTGGGATCAATCACCGCCACTTTGGTCTTCATCATTGCAGTCGTGGTCATTGCAATCGTATGCCTCAG aaagcagagaaatggtTCGGAGTCGGAGTACACAGAGAAACTGCAGCAGTACA AATCCCCTATAGTAACGCCGGGAATGAAAGTCTACATTGACCCCTTCACCTATGAGGACCCCAACGAAGCTGTTCGCGAGTTTGCCAAGGAGATCGATGTCTCCTGTGTGAAGATCGAGGAGGTCATCGGCGCAGGTAACCCACCAAAGCTCCTGAGCTACAGGGGGAAGGCTGCTAGTCACCTCCAGGCCATACCATTAGAGGACTTCACATCAAGCG GAGAGTTTGGGGAGGTATGTCGTGGTCGCCTCAAGCTGCCTGGGCGCCGGGAGATCATTGTTGCAATCAAAACACTGAAGGTGGGCTACACTGACCGCCAAAGAAGAGACTTCCTGTCCGAGGCTTCCATCATGGGCCAGTTTGACCACCCCAACATCATCCGCCTGGAAGGTGTAGTCACCAAGAGTCGGCCAGTGATGATTGTGACTGAGTTTATGGAGAATGGGGCGCTGGACTCTTTCCTAAGG CTCAATGATGGACAGTTTACAGTGATCCAGCTGGTGGGCATGCTGCGTGGTATCGCAGCAGGCATGAAGTACTTGTCAGACATGAACTATGTGCACAGAGACTTGGCTGCTCGTAACATCCTGGTCAACAGTAATCTGGTGTGTAAGGTGTCTGACTTTGGACTTTCTCGCTTCCTCGAGGATGATGCCACGGACCCCACCTACACGAGCTCACTG TATTTCATGCTCACCTACTCATTCGCATATCCACAGGGAGGGAAGATTCCCATTCGCTGGACAGCTCCAGAGGCAATTGCTTACAGGAAGTTCACCTCGGCCAGTGACGTGTGGAGCTACGGAATTGTCATGTGGGAAGTGATGTCGTATGGCGAACGGCCGTACTGGGACATGAGCAATCAAGAT GTGATAAATGCCGTGGAGCAGGACTATCGACTGCCCCCACCCATGGACTGCCCCACAGCACTGCACCAGCTCATGTTGGACTGCTGGGTAAAAGAGAGGAACCTGCGACCCAAATTCACCCAGATTGTGGCCACACTGGATAAGCTTATCCGCAATGCTGCCAGCCTCAAGGTGGTCACTAACAGCGCACAGTCCACTGG GGTGTCCCAGCCCTTGCTTGACCGCTGCATCCCAGACTATACCACTTTCACCACTGTGGGGGACTGGCTGGATGCCATCAAGATGAGCCGCTACCGTGACAACTTTGTCAATGCTGGATTTGCTTCCTTTGACCTGGTGGCCCAGATGAcagcaga GGACTTGCTGCGGATAGGGGTGACACTGGCTGGCCATCAAAAGAAGATTCTTGGTAGCATTCAGGACATGAGACTACAGATGAACCAAACTCTTCCTGTCCAGGTGTGA